A single genomic interval of Brevibacillus brevis harbors:
- a CDS encoding glutathionylspermidine synthase family protein, with translation MEDHNRREREALYGPMREEGVFTWDWMYGEEYALYDIHLIPSSFREEIKKATERLGQIFTKVVPVLQRAEDSLLLELGVPKQALQAVRVVVSQTVPTVIGRFDFAQTTEGLKMLECNSDTPTGIVEAFYVNGRACRHFLREDPNEGMEQQLRSAFSKVIDAYQAQGYDTDSVWFSSLDWHEEDKGTTVYLLNQSGLSARFAALEHLRVWQDRLYVKENEELLPVDVLYRLHALEKLAVEQDEDGYPTGEHVLSLIARKKLAIINPPSAFLIQTKALQALIWNLHEANEFFTEEEHAIIEAYMLPTYFENRFAGREDYVTKPIFGREGGGVMLFASDGTLQEKDQEEFYWEQPMVYQKRVELPEITVQTMKGAYAGRLLWGSFWIGTEASAIVARVGGPITNNLSYYLPVGIDK, from the coding sequence GTGGAAGACCATAACCGACGAGAACGAGAGGCACTGTATGGCCCGATGCGGGAAGAGGGCGTTTTTACCTGGGATTGGATGTATGGAGAGGAGTATGCGCTTTATGATATCCACCTGATCCCTTCCTCCTTTCGTGAGGAAATCAAGAAGGCAACCGAGCGGCTTGGGCAAATCTTTACAAAGGTCGTCCCGGTATTGCAGCGAGCAGAGGACTCCCTGTTGTTGGAACTAGGAGTGCCAAAGCAGGCATTGCAGGCAGTCAGGGTCGTCGTTTCCCAAACAGTGCCGACTGTGATAGGACGCTTTGATTTTGCCCAGACGACAGAAGGTTTGAAGATGCTTGAGTGCAACAGTGATACCCCTACAGGAATCGTCGAGGCTTTTTATGTGAACGGTCGTGCTTGTCGTCATTTCCTGCGTGAGGACCCGAATGAAGGGATGGAGCAGCAGTTGCGGTCAGCGTTCAGCAAGGTGATCGACGCGTATCAGGCACAGGGCTATGACACGGATTCTGTCTGGTTTAGCTCGCTCGACTGGCATGAGGAAGACAAGGGAACGACCGTGTACTTACTGAACCAATCGGGTCTTTCTGCCCGGTTTGCCGCTTTGGAGCATTTGCGTGTTTGGCAAGATCGTCTCTATGTAAAGGAGAATGAGGAGCTACTGCCAGTTGATGTGCTGTACCGTCTGCATGCTTTGGAAAAGCTGGCGGTAGAACAGGATGAAGATGGCTACCCGACTGGTGAGCATGTGCTTTCGTTGATTGCCCGCAAAAAGCTGGCCATTATTAATCCTCCTTCTGCGTTTCTCATTCAGACGAAGGCTTTGCAGGCGCTCATCTGGAACTTGCATGAGGCGAATGAATTTTTCACTGAAGAGGAACACGCGATCATCGAAGCTTACATGCTGCCGACTTATTTTGAAAATCGATTTGCAGGCAGGGAGGACTACGTCACGAAGCCGATTTTTGGACGGGAAGGTGGCGGTGTCATGCTGTTTGCATCAGATGGTACGCTGCAAGAGAAGGATCAGGAAGAGTTTTACTGGGAGCAGCCGATGGTTTATCAGAAACGGGTGGAGCTTCCAGAGATAACGGTTCAGACGATGAAGGGAGCTTATGCTGGACGGCTGCTCTGGGGGTCCTTTTGGATCGGCACTGAGGCATCAGCAATTGTAGCCCGTGTCGGGGGACCGATTACAAACAACCTGTCATATTATTTGCCGGTCGGCATAGACAAGTAG
- a CDS encoding sirohydrochlorin chelatase — MAKTAVLVIAHGSPDPDWLALVESAVWQCRTDLPIRVAYLGGVEGRSISDEVKRLEASGATTIVVVPLFATAGSNHVGEIRAMLGLDPWPPGETDLIRVPVQARILWCPPLEDHGNVEQIVAERIAGLSRLPSQEALLLVGHGSDLPGCHERWEKLLLRLTFRLQNRYQFAAAGYATLRPDTLYDQACSLAQKGDVLVLPLFVSQGYFTRQAIPKRLAGLAYRYEGSAYLPHPLIADWMSQSIRMALVTDIFTQRSMYEHGREKAVEVGC; from the coding sequence ATGGCGAAAACAGCGGTTTTGGTAATTGCTCACGGTTCACCCGATCCTGACTGGTTGGCGTTGGTGGAATCAGCCGTTTGGCAGTGCCGCACTGATTTGCCAATTCGGGTAGCTTACTTGGGAGGAGTGGAAGGACGAAGCATCAGCGACGAGGTAAAACGTCTGGAAGCATCAGGAGCGACAACGATTGTCGTCGTCCCGCTATTCGCTACAGCAGGAAGTAATCATGTAGGGGAAATCCGCGCGATGCTTGGACTAGACCCATGGCCGCCAGGAGAGACTGACCTGATTCGCGTTCCGGTTCAGGCAAGAATTCTCTGGTGTCCGCCATTGGAGGATCACGGAAACGTCGAGCAGATCGTAGCAGAGCGAATCGCAGGTCTATCACGCTTGCCTAGTCAGGAGGCTTTGTTGCTCGTCGGGCACGGCAGTGACTTGCCTGGATGCCATGAGCGCTGGGAAAAGCTGCTCTTGCGCCTGACATTCCGCTTGCAAAACCGCTACCAATTTGCCGCTGCCGGATATGCGACACTGAGGCCCGATACCCTGTACGATCAAGCTTGTTCACTGGCACAAAAAGGGGATGTCCTCGTGCTTCCTCTGTTCGTCAGCCAGGGCTACTTCACGCGACAAGCAATCCCAAAACGGCTTGCGGGGTTGGCTTATCGCTATGAAGGCAGCGCGTACTTGCCCCACCCATTGATTGCAGACTGGATGAGCCAATCGATTCGAATGGCATTGGTAACTGACATCTTCACACAAAGGAGCATGTACGAGCATGGCAGAGAGAAAGCAGTGGAAGTGGGCTGCTGA
- a CDS encoding ArsR/SmtB family transcription factor, translated as MEQKSIFIIENYDQLKVISDPLRTKMLMRLVEKPHTGQQLSQLFGLSRAKILYHLRELEKHGIIQLVKKEEKGGNILKYYQAVARGFIPADHLLTYTESKEATRQSYVEVLQRAKTRALSAPEKAFALTSTEVEKWPRISLQSEVRVSEKAFVSFLQKYRSLLHELQQSSLDDPSSQQDYYLMITGFQIDEPLFKKDGQASI; from the coding sequence TTGGAGCAAAAGTCGATTTTTATCATCGAAAACTATGATCAGCTAAAAGTGATCAGTGACCCGTTACGCACAAAAATGCTGATGCGTCTGGTGGAAAAGCCGCACACAGGGCAACAGCTTTCCCAGCTTTTTGGACTGTCCCGTGCGAAGATTCTGTACCACCTGCGTGAGCTGGAGAAGCATGGCATCATCCAGTTGGTTAAAAAGGAAGAAAAGGGCGGCAACATTCTCAAGTACTATCAGGCGGTGGCAAGAGGCTTCATACCTGCTGATCATCTGCTCACGTATACGGAGTCGAAGGAGGCTACCAGACAATCCTATGTCGAAGTGTTGCAACGGGCGAAAACAAGAGCGCTCAGTGCTCCTGAAAAAGCCTTTGCACTGACGTCAACGGAAGTCGAGAAATGGCCGCGCATCTCCCTACAGTCTGAAGTCAGAGTCAGCGAGAAGGCGTTTGTGTCCTTTTTGCAAAAATACCGGAGCCTACTCCACGAATTGCAGCAAAGCTCCCTGGATGACCCCTCTTCGCAGCAAGATTACTACCTAATGATTACGGGATTTCAAATTGATGAACCGTTATTCAAAAAGGATGGACAGGCAAGTATATGA
- a CDS encoding MFS transporter yields the protein MEAVPKQTNLPSADTSRLFSKPFTLLWMSALCSGLSISLFLFSQTWYIIQVLSQEASLGIVFMAATIPRIVFMLIGGTLADRMSKKSILSITSMLKAFLMLLLGGIILWGYSSLALFVCFAFFFGTIDAFYWPAQNSFIPSIVPSSSLLRANSVLQTTSQTSQLLGPVLAGFVIEWGSYPVLYGFVGLLLLVASVSAWCMPKQEQAVLSKPQQRLKESIQESFCYVKQSDFLPLLLTSIICLNVFLMGPLYIGLPIFVDQVLAGSTLQYSFLEGALAFGMLAGAIVLALTTLGQNRLQITFLFMMMQALVFFAFSLTQQFWLSLLILFTLGVTFSLINIPILSLVQEKVPQASLGKVMSLVSLSSLGLQPISQALTSLLIACGLTAKEVMLLASIPLFIASCFFYWRQKNARPAKRSDCVLRESKKG from the coding sequence ATGGAAGCTGTCCCCAAGCAAACTAACCTTCCGTCGGCGGATACATCCCGCTTGTTTTCGAAACCTTTTACCCTTCTTTGGATGTCCGCCCTTTGTTCCGGACTCAGTATCTCACTCTTTCTTTTCTCGCAAACTTGGTATATCATCCAGGTTTTATCTCAGGAGGCCTCATTAGGCATCGTATTTATGGCGGCAACCATTCCCAGGATCGTCTTCATGCTGATAGGCGGAACGCTCGCTGATCGGATGAGCAAAAAGAGTATCCTGTCAATCACGAGCATGTTGAAAGCATTTTTGATGCTGTTGCTTGGAGGAATCATCTTGTGGGGGTATTCCTCGCTTGCCCTGTTTGTTTGTTTCGCTTTCTTCTTCGGTACCATTGATGCCTTTTATTGGCCCGCTCAAAATTCGTTCATACCGTCAATCGTACCCTCTTCTTCCCTTTTGCGTGCGAATTCTGTGCTGCAAACGACAAGCCAAACCTCACAGCTGCTCGGTCCTGTTCTTGCCGGTTTTGTGATTGAGTGGGGAAGTTACCCCGTTTTATACGGCTTTGTGGGGTTACTTCTTCTCGTTGCAAGTGTATCTGCATGGTGCATGCCGAAACAGGAACAAGCTGTTCTTTCCAAGCCACAGCAAAGGCTCAAGGAATCTATACAGGAAAGCTTCTGTTATGTCAAACAATCGGATTTCCTTCCCTTGCTATTGACCTCCATCATCTGCCTGAACGTATTTTTGATGGGCCCCTTATACATCGGTTTGCCGATTTTTGTAGATCAGGTGTTAGCTGGTTCTACCCTACAGTACAGCTTTTTGGAAGGGGCACTCGCTTTTGGCATGCTTGCCGGGGCAATCGTGCTCGCACTCACGACACTGGGTCAAAACAGGTTGCAGATCACCTTTCTTTTCATGATGATGCAAGCGCTTGTCTTCTTTGCTTTTAGTCTCACTCAACAGTTCTGGCTCAGCTTGCTTATTCTATTTACGCTCGGCGTCACGTTTTCTCTCATTAATATTCCGATTCTCTCTCTTGTGCAGGAAAAGGTACCACAAGCCTCGTTGGGGAAAGTCATGAGTTTGGTCTCGCTTTCCTCTCTTGGTTTGCAGCCGATTTCACAGGCGCTGACGAGTCTTTTGATCGCATGCGGACTAACGGCCAAGGAGGTTATGCTGCTTGCCTCCATCCCTCTCTTCATTGCTTCCTGTTTCTTTTATTGGCGGCAAAAGAACGCACGGCCTGCAAAGAGATCCGATTGCGTTTTGCGCGAAAGCAAAAAGGGATGA
- a CDS encoding alpha/beta hydrolase: MTLDPQAKTYLTRVNDVTSLHGEHGEPKAVSKVEDFQIPVKNGDIKVRVYTPNERDSLPVFVYLHGGGWVAGDINEVDTLCRNIAHEAECIVVSVEYRKAFTHKFPIPLEDCYEATKWVAENCSMLNADKTRIAIGGDSAGGNLAAGVATMAQKYNNLSLAAQVLVYPNLDLTLTFDKAQSYRDNAEGYLLTTKGVFWAAQNYLGNEINRYNIFASALLNNDLENLPPTLIITAEYDPLRDDGAEYAKRLREAGVPVEYKCYEGMIHGFFWLAGIMDKGVQARSQVSNFLKDVFTTK, from the coding sequence ATGACCTTAGATCCACAAGCTAAAACGTATCTTACACGAGTGAATGATGTTACTTCCCTTCATGGAGAGCATGGGGAACCAAAAGCTGTATCGAAAGTAGAGGATTTTCAAATTCCTGTAAAGAACGGTGATATCAAGGTTCGAGTTTATACGCCAAATGAAAGAGATTCATTACCTGTTTTTGTTTATTTGCATGGTGGTGGATGGGTGGCAGGAGACATTAATGAAGTGGATACCTTATGCCGAAACATAGCACATGAAGCTGAGTGTATTGTTGTTTCAGTTGAGTATCGCAAAGCTTTTACTCATAAATTCCCGATTCCTCTAGAGGATTGTTATGAAGCTACCAAATGGGTAGCTGAAAATTGTTCCATGCTGAATGCAGATAAAACAAGAATAGCAATTGGTGGGGACAGCGCAGGCGGAAATCTTGCTGCTGGAGTTGCCACGATGGCACAAAAGTATAACAATCTCTCATTAGCGGCTCAGGTATTAGTTTATCCGAACCTTGATCTTACTTTGACTTTCGACAAGGCACAATCATACCGTGACAATGCCGAAGGTTATTTGCTTACGACTAAGGGAGTTTTCTGGGCAGCTCAAAACTATTTAGGTAACGAAATTAACAGATACAATATATTTGCTTCAGCTTTATTGAACAATGACTTGGAGAATTTACCACCGACACTTATTATTACAGCAGAATACGATCCTTTAAGAGACGATGGTGCGGAATATGCCAAGCGTCTGAGGGAAGCTGGAGTTCCTGTAGAATATAAGTGCTATGAGGGAATGATCCATGGATTCTTTTGGCTGGCTGGGATTATGGATAAAGGGGTTCAAGCACGTTCTCAGGTTTCGAATTTTTTAAAAGATGTATTTACAACAAAATAA
- a CDS encoding potassium channel family protein, with protein MFWRVMYEIFIIMLVITYAILLFADFSNHPLLTDELMDKVDNGLIILLIAEYLFRLWRAKDKRKFVFANWFDLIAMIPLDSYLYLARIMRVLRLVRIVRASPFLLGIIRSGPMRQVFGVVTIIMLWSSTAIYLLEYGVNENIKSFSDALWWSIVTTTTVGYGDISPVTAGGRIMATILMITGIGMLGALTANFATHWTETHESKSQDEKDRLTEEIKKQTIANIQQIENLTEREYETLKESMDLLYRRTRKKSEE; from the coding sequence TTGTTCTGGCGCGTCATGTATGAGATTTTTATCATTATGCTCGTGATTACGTATGCGATCCTGTTGTTCGCAGACTTCTCTAATCATCCTCTGCTGACTGATGAATTGATGGACAAGGTAGACAATGGGCTGATCATCCTGCTGATTGCCGAGTATCTGTTCCGGCTATGGAGGGCGAAAGACAAGCGAAAATTCGTTTTTGCTAACTGGTTCGATCTGATCGCAATGATTCCATTGGACTCTTATTTGTATTTAGCCAGAATCATGCGCGTGCTTCGGCTGGTGCGCATCGTGCGTGCTTCGCCATTTTTACTGGGAATCATTCGATCAGGCCCGATGCGTCAAGTATTTGGTGTCGTCACGATCATTATGCTGTGGAGCTCGACTGCTATTTATTTGCTCGAATATGGTGTAAACGAGAATATCAAAAGCTTCTCTGATGCGTTGTGGTGGTCGATAGTGACAACCACGACAGTCGGCTACGGTGATATTTCGCCTGTGACGGCAGGTGGAAGGATCATGGCGACGATCTTGATGATAACGGGGATCGGGATGCTGGGAGCTTTGACGGCGAATTTTGCTACGCACTGGACAGAGACACATGAAAGCAAAAGCCAGGATGAGAAAGATCGCTTAACCGAAGAGATCAAAAAGCAGACGATCGCCAATATCCAACAGATCGAAAACTTGACCGAGCGCGAGTATGAGACACTCAAGGAAAGTATGGATTTGCTGTATCGTCGAACGAGGAAAAAGAGTGAGGAATAA
- the ilvD gene encoding dihydroxy-acid dehydratase — MARQRSDMIKKGFDRAPHRSLLRAAGVKDEDFDKPFIAICNSYIDIIPGHVHLQEFGKLVKEAVRAAGMVPFEFNTIGVDDGIAMGHIGMRYSLPSREIIADSLETVVAAHWFDGMICIPNCDKITPGMIMGALRVNIPTVFVTGGPMKAGKTSDGRSISLSSVFEGVGAHQAGLINDQQLEELEQYGCPTCGSCSGMFTANSMNCLLEAIGLALPGNGTVLAVSPERRELVQSSAEKLKNLIERDIKPRDIVTLEAIDDAFALDMAMGGSTNTVLHTLAIAQEAGIEYPIERINEVAKRIPHICKLAPSSDYHIEDCHEAGGVSAVLKEIAKKAGAIHPDRITVTGKTLGENIADAEIQNDQVIRRLDNPYSASGGLAVLFGNLAEQGSIIKTGGVDPSIKKHEGPAICFDSQEEALAGIAAGKIKSGHVVVIRYEGPKGGPGMPEMLAPTSQIVGMGLGKEVALVTDGRFSGASRGISIGHVSPEAAEGGPIAFVQDGDIISIDLEERTIELHVDEAELARRKEDWKEFEPKVKTGYLARYSKLVTNASMGGILKI, encoded by the coding sequence TTGGCCAGACAACGAAGTGACATGATCAAAAAAGGATTCGACCGCGCACCACACCGCAGCTTGCTCCGTGCAGCAGGTGTAAAGGATGAGGATTTCGATAAACCGTTTATCGCCATTTGCAACTCGTACATCGACATTATTCCAGGTCACGTGCACTTGCAGGAGTTTGGAAAGCTGGTCAAAGAAGCCGTTCGTGCTGCTGGCATGGTTCCATTCGAATTCAATACGATTGGTGTTGACGACGGAATCGCTATGGGACATATCGGGATGCGCTACTCCCTCCCGAGCCGCGAGATCATCGCAGACAGCTTGGAAACCGTTGTTGCTGCTCACTGGTTTGACGGCATGATCTGTATTCCGAACTGTGACAAGATCACGCCTGGGATGATCATGGGTGCACTTCGTGTCAACATTCCAACCGTCTTTGTAACCGGTGGTCCTATGAAAGCCGGAAAAACGAGTGATGGCCGCTCCATCTCACTTTCCTCCGTATTCGAGGGTGTCGGAGCTCACCAAGCAGGCTTGATCAACGACCAGCAACTCGAAGAGCTGGAGCAATATGGATGCCCGACTTGCGGTTCCTGTTCCGGTATGTTTACAGCAAACTCGATGAACTGTCTGCTTGAAGCCATCGGTTTGGCTCTGCCTGGCAACGGTACCGTACTCGCTGTCTCTCCTGAACGTCGCGAGCTGGTGCAATCATCTGCTGAAAAACTGAAAAATCTGATTGAACGCGACATTAAGCCACGCGACATCGTGACACTCGAGGCAATCGACGATGCATTCGCACTTGACATGGCGATGGGTGGGTCAACCAATACCGTTCTCCATACACTGGCTATCGCACAAGAAGCAGGCATCGAATACCCGATCGAGCGCATCAACGAAGTAGCGAAGCGTATTCCACATATTTGCAAGCTGGCGCCTTCCTCCGACTATCATATCGAGGATTGCCACGAGGCAGGCGGCGTATCAGCAGTTTTGAAAGAAATCGCGAAAAAAGCAGGCGCGATCCATCCAGACCGTATCACTGTCACGGGCAAAACCCTTGGCGAAAACATCGCTGACGCCGAAATCCAAAATGATCAAGTCATTCGTCGTCTGGACAACCCGTACAGCGCTTCTGGCGGTCTCGCTGTTCTGTTCGGCAACCTGGCGGAGCAAGGCTCGATCATCAAAACAGGCGGTGTCGATCCTTCTATTAAAAAGCACGAAGGTCCAGCCATCTGCTTCGACTCCCAAGAGGAGGCTCTGGCAGGAATCGCTGCTGGCAAAATCAAATCCGGTCATGTTGTCGTCATCCGCTACGAGGGACCTAAAGGCGGCCCAGGTATGCCAGAAATGCTAGCTCCTACCTCACAAATCGTGGGTATGGGCCTCGGTAAAGAAGTCGCTCTCGTTACAGACGGACGCTTCTCCGGTGCATCTCGCGGGATCAGTATCGGCCACGTGTCTCCAGAAGCCGCAGAAGGCGGTCCAATTGCCTTCGTACAGGACGGAGATATCATCTCGATTGACCTCGAGGAGCGCACGATCGAGCTACACGTGGATGAAGCCGAGCTGGCTCGCCGCAAAGAAGACTGGAAAGAATTCGAGCCAAAAGTAAAAACAGGCTATCTGGCTCGTTACTCCAAGCTGGTAACGAATGCGAGCATGGGTGGTATTTTGAAAATCTAG
- a CDS encoding DUF350 domain-containing protein yields MLGQLDYVLNFLAYLAVTIPILAVGIFVFTITTPYKEFDLIKQGAQTDDPKKMAAAKAASHDLGGKIIGLAIVLASAVYHSVNLWDLVIWGIVGMVFQVIIFYLFEWVTPFKVVSEIPNGNVSVGIFASRLSIAAGLLMAALISY; encoded by the coding sequence ATGTTGGGACAATTGGATTACGTATTAAACTTTTTAGCGTATTTGGCAGTGACCATTCCGATATTGGCTGTGGGGATTTTTGTATTTACGATTACGACTCCTTACAAGGAGTTTGATCTGATCAAGCAGGGAGCACAGACTGATGATCCGAAGAAAATGGCAGCGGCAAAAGCAGCCTCGCACGATTTGGGAGGGAAAATCATCGGTTTGGCAATCGTCCTCGCTTCGGCTGTATACCACTCCGTTAACTTGTGGGATTTGGTCATCTGGGGTATTGTAGGAATGGTATTTCAAGTCATCATTTTTTATTTGTTCGAATGGGTCACACCATTTAAAGTCGTGTCTGAAATTCCGAACGGGAACGTATCCGTCGGTATTTTCGCTTCGCGGTTGAGTATTGCTGCGGGCTTGTTGATGGCTGCGCTGATCAGCTACTAA
- a CDS encoding inositol monophosphatase family protein, which yields MIEIAKEAASVAGAFLKERFLEQLVPDEELHNDVKLPEDKGSEQRIIEVLHRHFPTHTIFSEEVGMVSREEEYLWIIDPLDGTNNYFIGYPYFSISIALQHKGELVLGVVYNPVAGQMFWAEKGKGAYLNGKRLNVNHRQDLTRAVGTYIRGRDTVTKEEEMAFTEPFVFQTKRLMRNIAPALDWCLLANGWLDYIVMQRSNIMDVAAGIVIAKEAGATITDWSGKPYQHEPFQQDHTPSLVASNGPLHETIRSMIRQ from the coding sequence ATGATCGAAATTGCAAAAGAAGCAGCAAGTGTCGCGGGAGCGTTTTTGAAGGAACGTTTTCTCGAACAGCTCGTGCCCGATGAGGAATTGCATAACGACGTGAAGCTGCCAGAGGATAAAGGCAGTGAACAGCGCATCATTGAGGTACTGCATCGCCACTTCCCGACACATACCATTTTTTCAGAAGAGGTCGGAATGGTTTCCCGCGAGGAAGAGTATCTGTGGATTATCGATCCTTTAGATGGAACGAATAACTATTTTATCGGCTACCCGTATTTCTCGATCTCGATTGCGTTGCAGCACAAGGGCGAGCTGGTGCTAGGCGTCGTCTACAATCCGGTAGCGGGTCAAATGTTTTGGGCGGAGAAAGGGAAAGGAGCCTATTTGAACGGAAAACGATTGAATGTCAATCACCGCCAAGACCTCACTCGTGCAGTCGGTACATACATCCGTGGACGCGACACGGTAACGAAGGAAGAAGAGATGGCGTTTACGGAACCGTTTGTATTCCAGACCAAGCGTCTCATGCGAAATATTGCGCCTGCACTGGACTGGTGCTTGTTGGCAAACGGATGGCTCGATTATATCGTGATGCAACGATCCAATATTATGGATGTGGCCGCCGGAATTGTCATCGCCAAGGAGGCGGGTGCAACGATTACGGACTGGTCTGGAAAACCGTATCAGCATGAGCCATTCCAGCAAGATCACACTCCTTCATTAGTGGCGAGCAACGGACCTTTGCATGAAACGATTCGCAGTATGATTCGACAGTAA
- a CDS encoding arylamine N-acetyltransferase family protein yields the protein MDTQKYLDHIQAERKGERNLVYLSHLQKQHALNVHFENLDILAKKPLSLREEDLYQKIVHAKKGGVCYELNGIFYFLLKELGFAPYLMAGTVYVGNGVWALENAHLFNIVPLDNEEYLVDVGMGGNSPRLPVPMSGGEVIDSDGVYRVYKDETQSLYYLQKKTDEEWENQYRFDTPSRQWNLENIHPICVLTETSPESMFNKMYFLSRVTENGRITLLGNTLIIVNGKEKTKQKLEEHEIEETARRYFQIEI from the coding sequence ATGGACACCCAAAAATATTTAGACCACATTCAGGCTGAAAGAAAAGGAGAGCGGAATCTCGTCTATTTATCCCATCTCCAAAAACAGCATGCACTCAACGTTCACTTTGAGAATCTCGACATTCTCGCAAAAAAACCTCTATCTTTGCGTGAAGAAGACCTCTATCAAAAAATTGTCCATGCTAAAAAGGGTGGAGTGTGCTACGAGTTAAACGGAATATTTTATTTTCTGCTAAAAGAACTGGGATTTGCGCCTTATCTGATGGCAGGAACCGTCTATGTAGGAAATGGGGTCTGGGCTCTTGAAAACGCCCATTTGTTCAACATCGTACCGCTAGATAACGAGGAATACTTGGTGGATGTAGGCATGGGCGGTAATTCGCCACGACTCCCTGTTCCAATGAGTGGCGGTGAGGTTATTGATAGTGATGGAGTTTACCGCGTATACAAGGATGAGACCCAGTCCCTTTACTATTTGCAAAAGAAGACCGACGAGGAGTGGGAAAATCAATATCGATTTGATACACCTTCCCGTCAATGGAATTTAGAGAACATCCATCCAATCTGTGTTCTAACGGAAACATCTCCTGAATCCATGTTCAACAAGATGTATTTCCTTTCCAGAGTGACGGAAAATGGACGTATCACCTTGTTAGGAAATACGTTAATCATCGTTAACGGCAAAGAGAAAACAAAACAAAAACTGGAAGAACACGAGATTGAGGAAACGGCTCGTCGCTATTTTCAGATCGAGATTTGA
- a CDS encoding LysR family transcriptional regulator, with protein sequence MELLQLKYFQTVARTEHMTRAAQELRIAQPALSVTIARLEEELGVPLFDRVGRQIRLNVFGKAFLNKVDIALGALDDGKREISDLAGLERGSVLLATTTLNRVSELLAPFLSLYPHISFRITQATTEELKVQLLEKGEIDFCLTSSSIDRPGICNLSLLTEEIVLAVPSAHRLAGRHRIHLSEVANDPFISLKPGYSFREITDAFCREAGFRPNIVCEGDEPAAISGLVRAGLGVAFLPIAAKKELPPLTLLHIEEPVCQWTPHLVWHEKHYLSLAAQTFREFVVQHYALEKIT encoded by the coding sequence ATGGAATTGCTCCAACTCAAGTATTTTCAAACAGTTGCTCGTACGGAACATATGACAAGAGCAGCACAGGAATTGCGCATAGCCCAACCAGCTCTCAGTGTTACCATCGCACGTTTAGAGGAAGAATTAGGGGTACCGTTATTTGATCGTGTCGGGCGACAAATCCGCCTGAATGTTTTCGGAAAAGCTTTTCTGAACAAGGTGGATATAGCTCTTGGAGCCTTAGACGATGGAAAACGCGAAATTTCAGACCTGGCTGGATTGGAACGTGGAAGTGTTTTGTTGGCTACGACAACCTTGAATCGGGTATCTGAATTGCTAGCACCTTTTCTATCCTTATATCCCCATATCAGCTTTCGCATCACCCAAGCAACGACAGAGGAATTGAAGGTTCAACTGCTCGAAAAAGGGGAAATCGACTTTTGCCTCACTTCTTCCTCGATTGATCGGCCGGGAATCTGCAATCTATCCTTATTGACGGAAGAAATCGTACTGGCAGTGCCAAGTGCGCATCGTCTCGCAGGCCGCCATCGAATCCACCTCAGCGAAGTAGCAAATGATCCGTTCATCAGTCTAAAACCGGGGTATAGCTTCCGTGAGATCACCGATGCTTTCTGTCGAGAGGCTGGTTTTAGACCCAATATCGTATGTGAAGGGGACGAACCTGCAGCCATCAGCGGCTTGGTACGAGCTGGCCTTGGTGTTGCATTTTTACCAATTGCCGCCAAAAAGGAATTACCACCGCTTACGCTCCTTCATATTGAGGAGCCTGTTTGCCAATGGACTCCTCATTTGGTTTGGCATGAAAAGCACTACTTGTCACTTGCTGCACAGACCTTTCGTGAATTTGTTGTACAGCATTACGCTCTCGAAAAAATCACATAA
- a CDS encoding PaaI family thioesterase, with protein sequence MLDELKNIWSDGNEEERRILELAVAAIHQKRERNSAFISGFLGLKGEFIDEERQSYRFELPLTPFMHNSGRVVHGGILATLIDSTMGSLINRSLPPNQYAVTTELKINYLLPGIGERLRAEASFLHRGNTLVVMEGSVYDDRDRRIAHGTGTFIVLSKNDRK encoded by the coding sequence ATGTTAGATGAATTAAAAAACATCTGGTCGGACGGGAATGAAGAGGAGCGCCGCATTCTCGAGCTGGCTGTTGCTGCCATTCATCAAAAGCGGGAACGGAATAGCGCGTTTATCTCTGGATTTCTTGGGTTAAAGGGAGAATTCATAGACGAAGAAAGACAGTCGTATCGCTTCGAATTGCCTCTGACCCCTTTTATGCACAATTCAGGGCGAGTTGTTCATGGAGGAATTCTCGCGACCTTGATCGATTCAACGATGGGCTCCTTGATCAATCGGTCCTTGCCACCCAATCAGTATGCAGTGACGACAGAGCTAAAGATCAATTATTTACTTCCGGGAATCGGGGAGCGGCTTCGCGCAGAAGCGAGCTTTTTACACCGCGGAAACACGCTGGTCGTCATGGAGGGTAGTGTTTACGATGATCGGGATAGGCGGATCGCCCACGGTACAGGAACGTTCATTGTGCTATCCAAAAATGATCGGAAATAA